The segment TACTCATCATTCATCAAATATCATGGCATTTAAACCTCTCAATCTCATACAACTCTTTATATTAACATTCCTTTGTGTCTATTATATGTAATAAATAGTGAGTCCCACTTTCATCAAGAGTAGTTCCAATCTTCATATTGTTTAAGTGAAATTCCAATGAGAATTTTCTATTCACAACTCACTATTGATAATGTACTCTCCATTGTTTAGTCTTTGTCTAATCTTTACCTTCTTCCTTCTCTCCTCTGCTACTCATCGTCGCCTTCTCCATCAACCGCTTCCTCCAACTTCAACTCCATCCATTAATAAAGCTAAACCTTTATTTCCTTCTCCTCATTTTCATCCATTTTTCGtatttcttcttcctcctccgcCACCTTCGAATGATTTTGCCACTTTCCCTGCTAACATTTCCTCCCTCATTCTTCCACATTCAGTGCATTCCTCTAATAATTCCATCACCAACAAATTCATCGCCATTCTCGTATCAACATCCATCCTCTCTGCTACATTCGTCACTGTccttgttcttttctttttcttttaccatcGCTATCCCCACCGTGAAGATGAAcactatgatgatgatgatcacAAGACGAATGATACTCTCCGACTTGTCTCATCTagtacaaccccttcacacattgaaattgaaaaggaaaCGTCGTCAACATTTCTGAGTTGTAGGGAAGAAATTGCTCAAACTTCTACTACCTCAAATGACTATGTCATGCTAAACTACCAAAGAATTGGATCACCAGAACTCCGTCCTCTCCCTCCATTGCCACGACATCAATATTTCAACCAACATCTTAATATTGAATCATTTGAAGATGAATACGACGGATTCTTCTCCCCTAGAGGATCCTCTGGGGGTAGAGGAAGTCCCGATTTCATACAAAGAAGTTTCCGGTATCAATATCTGAATTACAATTCCTCAAATGATTCATTATCCAATAGCCCTTCTGGAGAAGTGAGTTTGGTTAAATTTCCAGCACGGCCGAGGTTTATTCTTCAGCAAGTGGAACATAGGCCAATGTCATCGTCTTCAATATCTTCCGGTAGTACTCATAATTCCCCTGCTTCTCAAATTTCAAGTTCCTCACTACAGAATCCCGTGTCTACTATGAGTAAATTCGAATATCCTGAGAGGTATGTATCGAGAAGACTTCCACCTCCACCACCACTGCCACCACCTCGAGTAGTAATCGAAAATGATGGGCCATCGATGCCCGTTTCATTCCATAGTGCTGATGGAGAAAGTATAAAGCCAAAGCTAAAGCCTCTGCATTGGGATAAAGTCAGAGCCAACTCAGATAGAGCAATGGTTTGGGATCAACTGAAGTCTAACTCTTTTCAGTAAGATTTATGTTAACACTCCAAGTCTTTAAACCaatgttgctcagactcttaAAAAATGTTGCGGTACGTGTCAGATTCTCCTAAAACACACTACTTTAGGAGAATTTGACGTGCATCGATCAACATTTTTAAAGAGCCTGAGcaaatatagaattaaattaaTGCGTATCTTTTTATTTAGAGAGATTATTTAGTAGTATGAACTTGTTTGATCTTCTgacttctttttaaaaaaaaacttatttgatCTTCTAAAGTTTCAACATCTTGATAATTCCGTATATTCCTTGTTGTCAATGGATTTTAGTTCATTTCATTGGTACGCCGTCCCAATGGCACCATTCGAATTTTGAGAGTCAAACATTTTAATCTTGATTGAATTCAAACATGGAatccttattttttaaaaaagaaaaagtttaagtcacaaaaattgaaaattcaaaattcttaAATCGCAGTCAGAAAAACATGTTTGACTCTTGAAACTCGAACAGTGTCATGTAAATTGGGACAGAGGGAATATATATTTCCTAATCAAGATTAACAAAAATGTTTCCTAATCTTGAAGAATGGTTTTACTggtaaatttttaatattttcccacttctttttttgttgttgctattttagGTTAAATGAGGAGATGATTGAAACATTATTCACtataaattcttcaaatttaaattcaaaagaaGGTGTAAGACTCCCAATTATTCCTGTGATGAATCAAGAGAAGCAGTTGCTTGACCTAAAGAAGTCTCAGAACATTGCAATTTTGTTGAGAGCACTTCAAATTACTAGTGATGAAGTTTGTGAAGCACTTTTAGAAGGTTcgaaactattttattttatcatatttaattgatatctaaattttttgcaCTTAAATACCATGTTTTTATACATGAGATGAGATGCGCTTAATCCACACATCACGTGTTGCATTCTGACCAATAGATCAAAGTCATGCTGGTTTCTTTTATGTCTCATTATTATATGAGTTTTATGAAGAAGTTTAAAGGCCTTTTAATGTATTTTGACTGTGGTGATTTCACATTCTAGTTTTAAATGATGAACTGCAAATTGGCACTACTATAACACGGTGACATTAAATTCTGGTCCTACCAAGTGATGTGTCCATTATTAACACCTTAAGCCATAGCTAGTACTCCTCTGTACCAATTTATGTGGTACTTTGTTGTTTTTTTGAGCGAAAACAGTTTAAGTTTGACCAGGAATTTATGCATGAAATCTTATATATTTCTAAACTACGTAAAAGGTACTATAgatcacaataattgataagtCAAATTGTTTAAAAGATctagataagaaaaataaacttgTTTGATGTTGCTCTGATGCTCATCATATTTTGTTGGGATgtcatattcatatttatgaATGAGCTCTGATGCTCATCAAGCCTTTCGTTTTACATATTTACTCATTTAACATATTCTCTTTGCCCCTTAACCTCCTCCCAGTCTAGGCCAAAAAGTGAAAATTAAGATGCTTTTGGATAAGGAACTACTTATGTATCTTCTTTATCCTAAAAAAACAAGCAAACCAACCAGGTAGTGCAGACACACTCGGAATGGAGCTACTGGAGAGTCTGATGAAGATGGCTCCCACAAAAGAAGAAGAACGGAAGCTGAAGAACATCAAAGATGAATCGCCCTTCAAACTAGGCCCTGCTGAGAAATTTCTCAAGGCAGTGGTTGATATACCTTTTGCATTCAAGAGAGTGGATGCAATGCTTTACATAGCTTGTTTTGATTCTGAGGTCGAATACCTAACCGAGTCATTTCAGACATTCGAGGTAAATTATGATATCCATCCATGAACTCGCGAACCTAGTCTGCATTGATGGAACGACACTACATACACTGCAGTTGTATGATGATATTCTTGTTGTCTGAAGTTTACTGTTCCTAGCTAGGTTGATTTTGATCCCTTTTGCTGAGTCTTGAACTCCGACTCCCCAACTCAAAACTGGCTGGAAATGCCCGTTTTGAGCTTCCTCAGGGCGGATGTTCTCGCTGATCTTGACTTTACAAATAGTCAGCTTCTGTTTTTCCATATGGAATCTCTAAGAATTAGGGACCTTTAGTTATTTAGAATTTCACTTCTGTCgctttctttttgttatttcattatTGCAGATTGCATGTGAAGAGTTGAGGAATAGCAGAACATTTTTAAGGCTTTTGGAAGCTGTACTCAGAACTGGAAACCGTATGAATATGGGAACAGACAGAGGAGATGCACGTGCCTTCAAGCTCGACACACTTCTTAAGCTTGTCGATATTAAAGGTGCTGATGGAAAAACCACCCTTCTGCACTTTGTTCTTCATGAAACTATTAGAGCAGAAGGTTCTCATCTTTCTGATGCAGAGTTATCGACTCACGATGAGTCTGAGTTTAAAAATGGTGTTCACGTTATCTCTGCCTTGAGCCACGAGCTTGCTAACGTGAAGAAAGCAGCTGTGATGGACTCGGATATTCTTAGCAATGAAAATGCAAAACTAGCAGCAGGAGTTGCTAAGGTTACTGAGGTTCTAAAACTGAATCAAGAGTTTGTTTTGGATGAGAGTAGCAGAAAGTTTTCCGAGTCGATGAATGGATTCTTGAAGAAAGCGGAGGGAGAGATTATGAATATACAAGCTCAAGAGGAATTTTCTCTATCCATGGTAAAGGAGCTAACAGAATATTTCTATGGAGACTTGGCTAAAGAAGAAGCTCGACGGATCAGGATATTTATGGTAGTTAAGGAATTCCTCTCTATCATTGATCAAGTGTGCACAGatttggaaaaataaaagagcAAACATTGTATATTTCACAAGTTTTTCGTGTTGACAGTGAAGGCAACAAGGCAACTCTTCTGAAGATGAAATATCCTGGAGTTCTTCATCcctatatgtattttttatgtattatacaGAGATCTTACCATAtcagaaaaaattatatatattatattgaagAAGTGAATAATATCGTGATTTTATCGTTTATGGATGGTTGGAGTTAACGAGGGAGGGTAGATTGTATGCAAACCTTACACCTACATTGAGAAGATAGAGAAATTGTTCTCGATAAACCTATGATACCTGAACAATGGATAATGATCTAACCtatcatatattactaaaagcatgaacaaaaaagttgaaagttgaattacgattttacccCTTCNNNNNNNNNNNNNNNNNNNNNNNNNNNNNNNNNNNNNNNNNNNNNNNNNNNNNNNNNNNNNNNNNNNNNNNNNNNNNNNNNNNNNNNNNNNNNNNNNNNNNNNNNNNNNNNNNNNNNNNNNNNNNNNNNNNNNNNNNNNNNNNNNNNNNNNNNNNNNNNNNNNNNNNNNNNNNNNNNNNNNNNNNNNNNNNNNNNNNNNNNNNNNNNNNNNNNNNNNNNNNNNNNNNNNNNNNNNNNNNNNNNNNNNNNNNNNNNNNNNNNNNNNNNNNNNNNNNNNNNNNNNNNNNNNNNNNNNNNNNNNNNNNNNNNNNNNNNNNNNNNNNNNNNNNNNNNNNNNNNNNNNNNNNNNNNNNNNNNNNNNNNNNNNNNNNNNNNNNNNNNNNNNNNNNNNNNNNNNNNNNNNNNNNNNNNNNNNNNNNNNNNNNNNNNNNNNNNNNNNNNNNNNNNNNNNNNNNNNNNNNNNNNNNNNNNNNNNNNNNNNNNNNNNNNNNNNNNNNNNNNNNNNNNNNNNNNNNNNNNNNNNNNNNNNNNNNNNNNNNNNNNNNNNNNNNNNNNNNNNNNNNNNNNNNNNNNNNNNNNNNNNNNNNNNNNNNNNNNNNNNNNNNNNNNNNNNNNNNNNNNNNNNNNNNNNNNNNNNNNNNNNNNNNNNNNNNNNNNNNNNNNNNNNNNNNNNNNNNNNNNNNNNNNNNNNNNNNNNNNNNNNNNNNNNNNNNNNNNNNNNNNNNNNNNNNNNNNNNNNNNNNNNNNNNNNNNNNNNNNNNNNNNNNNNNNNNNNNNNNNNNNNNNNNNNNNNNNNNNNNNNNNNNNNNNNNNNNNNNNNNNNNNNNNNNNNNNNNNNNNNNNNNNNNNNNNNNNNNNNNNNNNNNNNNNNNNNNNNNNNNNNNNNNNNNNNNNNNNNNNNNNNNNNNNNNNNNNNNNNNNNNNNNNNNNNNNNNNNNNNNNNNNNNNNNNNNNNNNNNNNNNNNNNNNNNNNNNNNNNNNNNNNNNNNNNNNNNNNNNNNNNNNNNNNNNNNNNNNNNNNNNNNNNNNNNNNNNNNNNNNNNNNNNNNNNNNNNNNNNNNNNNNNNNNNNNNNNNNNNNNNNNNNNNNNNNNNNNNNNNNNNNNNNNNNNNNNNNNNNNNNNNNNNNNNNNNNNNNNNNNNNNNNNNNNNNNNNNNNNNNNNNNNNNNNNNNNNNNNNNNNNNNNNNNNNNNNNNNNNNNNNNNNNNNNNNNNNNNNNNNNNNNNNNNNNNNNNNNNNNNNNNNNNNNNNNNNNNNNNNNNNNNNNNNNNNNNNNNNNNNNNNNNNNNNNNNNNNNNNNNNNNNNNNNNNNNNNNNNNNNNNNNNNNNNNNNNNNNNNNNNNNNNNNNNNNNNNNNNNNNNNNNNNNNNNNNNNNNNNNNNNNNNNNNNNNNNNNNNNNNNNNNNNNNNNNNNNNNNNNNNNNNNNNNNNNNNNNNNNNNNNNNNNNNNNNNNNNNNNNNNNNNNNNNNNNNNNNNNNNNNNNNNNNNNNNNNNNNNNNNNNNNNNNNNNNNNNNNNNNNNNNNNNNNNNNNNNNNNNNNNNNNNNNNNNNNNNNNNNNNNNNNNNNNNNNNNNNNNNNNNNNNNNNNNNNNNNNNNNNNNNNNNNNNNNNNNNNNNNNNNNNNNNNNNNNNNNNNNNNNNNNNNNNNNNNNNNNNNNNNNNNNNNNNNNNNNNNNNNNNNNNNNNNNNNNNNNNNNNNNNNNNNNNNNNNNNNNNNNNNNNNNNNNNNNNNNNNNNNNNNNNNNNNNNNNNNNNNNNNNNNNNNNNNNNNNNNNNNNNNNNNNNNNNNNNNNNNNNNNNNNNNNNNNNNNNNNNNNNNNNNNNNNNNNNNNNNNNNNNNNNNNNNNNNNNNNNNNNNNNNNNNNNNNNNNNNNNNNNNNNNNNNNNNNNNNNNNNNNNNNNNNNNNNNNNNNNNNNNNNNNNNNNNNNNNNNNNNNNNNNNNNNNNNNNNNNNNNNNNNNNNNNNNNNNNNN is part of the Solanum pennellii chromosome 8, SPENNV200 genome and harbors:
- the LOC107026799 gene encoding formin-like protein 2 isoform X2 → MYSPLFSLCLIFTFFLLSSATHRRLLHQPLPPTSTPSINKAKPLFPSPHFHPFFVFLLPPPPPSNDFATFPANISSLILPHSVHSSNNSITNKFIAILVSTSILSATFVTVLVLFFFFYHRYPHREDEHYDDDDHKTNDTLRLVSSSTTPSHIEIEKETSSTFLSCREEIAQTSTTSNDYVMLNYQRIGSPELRPLPPLPRHQYFNQHLNIESFEDEYDGFFSPRGSSGGRGSPDFIQRSFRYQYLNYNSSNDSLSNSPSGEVSLVKFPARPRFILQQVEHRPMSSSSISSGSTHNSPASQISSSSLQNPVSTMSKFEYPERYVSRRLPPPPPLPPPRVVIENDGPSMPVSFHSADGESIKPKLKPLHWDKVRANSDRAMVWDQLKSNSFQLNEEMIETLFTINSSNLNSKEGVRLPIIPVMNQEKQLLDLKKSQNIAILLRALQITSDEVCEALLEGSADTLGMELLESLMKMAPTKEEERKLKNIKDESPFKLGPAEKFLKAVVDIPFAFKRVDAMLYIACFDSEVEYLTESFQTFEIACEELRNSRTFLRLLEAVLRTGNRMNMGTDRGDARAFKLDTLLKLVDIKGADGKTTLLHFVLHETIRAEGSHLSDAELSTHDESEFKNGVHVISALSHELANVKKAAVMDSDILSNENAKLAAGVAKVTEVLKLNQEFVLDESSRKFSESMNGFLKKAEGEIMNIQAQEEFSLSMVKELTEYFYGDLAKEEARRIRIFMVVKEFLSIIDQVCTDLEK
- the LOC107026799 gene encoding formin-like protein 2 isoform X1, with the protein product MYSPLFSLCLIFTFFLLSSATHRRLLHQPLPPTSTPSINKAKPLFPSPHFHPFFVFLLPPPPPSNDFATFPANISSLILPHSVHSSNNSITNKFIAILVSTSILSATFVTVLVLFFFFYHRYPHREDEHYDDDDHKTNDTLRLVSSSTTPSHIEIEKETSSTFLSCREEIAQTSTTSNDYVMLNYQRIGSPELRPLPPLPRHQYFNQHLNIESFEDEYDGFFSPRGSSGGRGSPDFIQRSFRYQYLNYNSSNDSLSNSPSGEVSLVKFPARPRFILQQVEHRPMSSSSISSGSTHNSPASQISSSSLQNPVSTMSKFEYPERYVSRRLPPPPPLPPPRVVIENDGPSMPVSFHSADGESIKPKLKPLHWDKVRANSDRAMVWDQLKSNSFQLNEEMIETLFTINSSNLNSKEGVRLPIIPVMNQEKQLLDLKKSQNIAILLRALQITSDEVCEALLEANQPGSADTLGMELLESLMKMAPTKEEERKLKNIKDESPFKLGPAEKFLKAVVDIPFAFKRVDAMLYIACFDSEVEYLTESFQTFEIACEELRNSRTFLRLLEAVLRTGNRMNMGTDRGDARAFKLDTLLKLVDIKGADGKTTLLHFVLHETIRAEGSHLSDAELSTHDESEFKNGVHVISALSHELANVKKAAVMDSDILSNENAKLAAGVAKVTEVLKLNQEFVLDESSRKFSESMNGFLKKAEGEIMNIQAQEEFSLSMVKELTEYFYGDLAKEEARRIRIFMVVKEFLSIIDQVCTDLEK